Proteins from one Malassezia vespertilionis chromosome 2, complete sequence genomic window:
- the TUF1 gene encoding translation elongation factor Tu (EggNog:ENOG503NV4W; BUSCO:EOG09265EOF; COG:J) codes for MNIGTIGHVDHGKTTLTAAITKVLHDNSGHGKFIDYASIDKAPEEKARGITISTAHVEYETSERHYAHVDCPGHADYIRNMITGAAQMDGAIIVVSATDGQMPQTREHLLLARQVGIKKLVVFVNKVDQVDDKEMLELVEMEMRELLSTYGFDGDNTPIVMGSALAALEGRDEETGSKAIQKLMQETDSWLELPPRDLDKPFLMPVEDVFSISGRGTVVTGRVERGTITKGSEVAIIGLGSTLKTTLTGIEMFHKELDRGEAGDNMGALLRGVKREQIRRGQVMIVPGSVKPVKKFFAQCYILTKEEGGRYTPFMNNYRPQMFIRTSDVTVSLTHPPGTENAEEAMVMPGDNVELQCELVHDIALEEGSRFTLREGGKTNDVVTREYTINLHKRVHDTAFKKRAPKGVKQVVLFAQKTMGTKDVRVDPKLNQEIWKMGVKDVPRRVRVRLERKRNDDEDAKEKLYTYATPVLGITNFHGLNTVVIEQDE; via the exons ATGAACATCGGCACAATCGGTCACGTTGACCACGGAAAGACAACATTGACTGCCGCTATTACCAAGGTCCTTCACGATAATTCTGGCCATGGCAAGTTTATCGACTACGCATCGATTGACAAGGCGCCGGAagaaaaggcgcgcggtaTTACCATTTCTACTGCGCACGTTGAGTACGAGACTTCTGAGCGCCACTATGCGCACGTAGACTGCCCGGGTCACGCTGACTATATCCGTAACATGATcacgggcgctgcgcaaatggACGGTGCGATTATTGTTGTCTCAGCGACGGACGGCCAGATGCCGCAGACGCGTGAGCACTtgttgcttgcgcgccaggTCGGTATCAAGAAGCTTGTCGTGTTTGTGAACAAGGTTGACCAGGTCGATGACAAGGAAATGCTCGAGCTCGTAGAGATGGAAATGCGCGAACTGCTTTCTACGTACGGCTTTGACGGTGACAACACTCCGATCGTGATGGGCtctgcgcttgctgcgcttgagGGTCGTGACGAAGAGACCGGTTCCAAGGCTATCCAGAAGCTTATGCAGGAGACGGATAGCTGGCTTGAGCTGCCGCCCCGCGACTTGGACAAGCCGTTCTTGATGCCTGTAGAGGATGTCTTCTCAATTTCCGGTCGTGGTACTGTGGTTACCGGCCGTGTTGAACGTGGTACGATTACCAAGGGCTCTGAAGTGGCCATCATTGGTCTTGGCAGCACTCTCAAGACGACGCTCACCGGCATTGAAATGTTCCACAAGGAGCTCGACCGCGGCGAAGCGGGCGATAACATGGGAGCACTTCTTCGTGGTGtcaagcgcgagcaaatTCGCCGCGGTCAGGTCATGATTGTGCCTGGCTCGGTCAAGCCTGTGAAGAAGTTTTTCGCGCAGTGCTACATTCTGACCAAGGAAGAGGGCGGCCGCTACACGCCTTTCATGAACAAC TACCGTCCCCAGATGTTTATCCGCACTTCGGACGTGACCGTCTCCTTGACGCACCCACCGGGCACGGAGAACGCCGAGGAAGCGATGGTCATGCCTGGCGACAATGTGGAGCTTCAGTGCGAGCTTGTGCACGATattgcgctcgaggagggCTCGCGTTTCACGCTTCGTGAGGGTGGCAAGACTA ACGATGTGGTGACT CGTGAGTACACCATCAACCTTCACAAGCGTGTCCACGACACTGCGTTCAAGAAGCGCGCACCTAAGGGCGTGAAGCAGGTcgtgctttttgcgcagAAGACGATGGGCACCAAGGATGTCCGTGTCGACCCGAAACTCAACCAGGAGATCTGGAAGATGGGTGTGAAGGATGTGCCCCGCCGTGTCCGTGTTCGTctggagcgcaagcgtaACGACGATGAGGATGCGAAGGAGAAGCTTTACACGTATGCTACGCCTGTTCTCGGCATCACCAACTTCCACGGCCTCAACACGGTCGTGATTGAGCAGGACGAGTAA
- a CDS encoding uncharacterized protein (COG:S; EggNog:ENOG503P4AN) → MSLFESGKFTAKDGSNIAYRVYGNEHASKLPLALINGLSAVMDDWHLMAKALGKTRKVVLLDHRGIGESTLPEEGMEDYTIEVMGSDAMELVRSLNIKAVNLLGFSMGGLVVQGLLTHPDAKPSKNGGVELHGVEIMRVILTSTFTKLPSGEFHPTKIPQRAENMPRDEYNRNVTEYMLSMQYAERDLYPGNPIYITYQQRVARGGDAKRPQAIIASQLGAIAQFDSRESLAKIPRTLPVMVIHGKMDRMVAYAESEILMQHIQQAKRYIPNESSGKDVGAFGHMWFDYYNLKRDWVEPINHFLDTPAAKL, encoded by the coding sequence ATGTCTTTGTTTGAGTCCGGCAAATTCACGGCCAAGGATGGCTCAAATATTGCGTATCGAGTTTACGGAAACGAACATGCCAGTAAATTGCCACTCGCTTTGATTAACGGCTTGTCTGCCGTGATGGACGACTGGCACCTGATGGCCAAAGCCTTGGGCAAGACGAGAAAAGTCGTGCTTTTGGACCACCGCGGCATTGGCGAGTCGACCTTGCCGGAAGAGGGCATGGAGGATTACACGATTGAAGTTATGGGAAGTGATGCTATGGAACTCGTTCGGTCCCTCAACATCAAGGCCGTGAACCTGCTTGGCTTCAGTATGGGTGGCCTCGTGGTCCAAGGGCTTCTCACGCACCCCGACGCCAAGCCAAGCAAAAACGGCGGCGTGGAGCTGCATGGGGTTGAGATTATGCGCGTGATTCTTACTTCGACATTCACCAAGCTCCCCTCTGGCGAGTTCCACCCTACGAAAattccgcagcgcgcggaaaacatgccgcgcgacgagtATAATCGCAATGTCACTGAGTACATGCTGAGCATGCAGTATGCAGAGCGCGATCTTTATCCCGGGAACCCTATATACATCACCTACCAGCAACGTGTCGCCCGGGGCGGAGACGCAAAAAGACCGCAGGCGATTATTGCAAGTCAATTGGGTGCGATAGCACAGTTTGACTCGCGTGAAAGTTTGGCCAAGATTCCTCGGACCTTGCCAGTCATGGTGATTCATGGCAAGATGGACCGCATGGTCGCTTATGCCGAGTCGGAAATTTTGATGCAGCACATTCAGCAAGCCAAGCGGTACATCCCGAACGAGTCGTCTGGAAAGGATGTGGGTGCATTTGGGCACATGTGGTTTGATTATTACAACTTGAAGCGCGATTGGGTTGAGCCCATTAACCATTTCCTCGACACGCCCGCGGCGAAGCTTTAG
- the SPT5 gene encoding transcription elongation factor spt5 (COG:K; EggNog:ENOG503NUM8; BUSCO:EOG09260NXC) translates to MAAGDAMDADERVDGSDARIDAGMCWNYMLTVANATEHPVEDMHIKDERIEERLEERADDALEVKQETEYDGAREAAAEAENPVAAEAEAEAEEAAEEELFDEDEDEEELGNDEEDEDAEEEEGPRHPKKQRRNRFLDVEAEVDNDDEDVEEEEAEELLREEGFIADDMIDESREAQLRTASDNQRLDHVRRKEEEMSAEALAEELKQRHARNARFSSQSDYAEVPQRLLMPSVEDPGLWRIRCKRGRERHLVSTVMRRALSQEAIGKPLYILSAFCRDSLEGQIFVEARRADDVVAAFNGLAGVYVTNQKPFLVPILEMADLLKLQKKHTEVPVGGWIRIKRGKYAGDLGQVLDVAENGEEVGIKLVPRLDLNPSERDTYTDRSGRKRKKPMNASLTAMGFRPPQRLFNAEEVQRAYPHETPTKRGGTWLFGGETFRDGYLEKDFKVTALTTEEVNPSLDEVLRFTGEAPKGDGDPANGDGIDLQLLANASKRGLEETLQPGDHVEVFEGEQAGVTGRVETIEDEVVTLELPHEALDGQKIEVPAKSVRKQFRAGDHVKVLAGKHADETGLVVKVEDGITTFLSDLSLTEVSVFSKDIREAAEVGSGVNVIGGYELHNLVQLDAQTAGVIFNIERESFKVLDQNGHIVTVKPHQISMRRDTARSVALDHNGHEVHVGDMIKEVEWQLSQFRQGQVLHIYQSNLLFVHSRDYTENGGLFIVRSNQVEPLAPTAVKSSTQDLSRMNPALAEPSTEGGANAIAARRGGRDIFAGRHVSIVRGPYKTYRGIIKDTTGGMARVELHTMSKILTVPLDSMVEKNPVTGESRRLVGPPGPGMGAGMSRPATNPYSGMPGGMTPAYMGGAKTPAYNPYGGAQTPGYGGMGATPNPYAGGRTPGYAGMGATPNPYGGRTPAYGGMGATPNPYAGGRTPAHANMTPNPYGGRTPGYAGMGATPNPYGGAQTPAYGGMGMTPNPYGGATPAANPWASAPASAPAAAPQSLIDGIKVRIVRNFRGGSYQRGAYDGELGTLFSKNPVSCKVTLETGTQLADVPVECAEPVRPTGNAGEQCIVTDGAYRGSRVTMQSIDDGIAEVLNSSGQTQELAASSLALA, encoded by the coding sequence ATGGCTGCTGGTGACGCTATGGACGCGGACGAGCGTGTCGACGGGTCCGATGCACGCATAGATGCTGGTATGTGTTGGAATTACATGCTTACTGTAGCGAATGCAACGGAGCATCCTGTTGAAGACATGCACATTAAAGATGAGCGCATAGAGGAGCGTTTGGAAGAACGTGCAGACGACGCTTTGGAAGTAAAACAGGAAACTGAGTACGATGGCGCTAGAGAGGCGGCTGCAGAGGCCGAAAATCCTGTAGCAGCGGAAGCTGAGGCTGAGGCTGAGGAGGCTGCAGAAGAGGAGCTTTTTGATGAGGACgaagacgaggaagagCTCGGCAACGATGAAGAAGACGAAGAcgcggaagaagaagagggCCCGCGCCACCCCAAGAAGCAGCGGCGGAACCGCTTTTTGGATGTGGAAGCCGAAGTTGATAATGACGATGAGGATgtcgaggaagaagaggcaGAAGAGCTCCTTCGCGAGGAGGGTTTCATTGCCGACGACATGATCGACGAGTCGCGCGAGGCACAACTTCGCACTGCCTCGGACAACCAACGTCTTGATCATGTCCGCCGCAAAGAGGAGGAGATGAGTGCAGAAGCGCTCGCAGAGGAActcaagcagcgccacgcgcgcaatgcgcgtTTCTCGTCGCAGTCCGACTACGCTGaagtgccgcagcgcctgctgATGCCCAGTGTCGAGGATCCTGGCCTTTGGCGCATTCGTTGCAAGCGTGGTCGTGAGCGCCATCTTGTTTCTACTgtgatgcgccgcgcactaTCGCAGGAAGCGATCGGAAAGCCGCTGTACATTCTTTCCGCATTCTGCCGCGACTCGCTCGAAGGGCAAATTtttgtcgaggcgcgccgtgcggaCGACGTCGTTGCTGCATTCAACGGACTTGCTGGTGTGTACGTCACAAACCAAAAACCATTCCTTGTCCCTATTTTGGAGATGGCTGACCTTCTGAAGCTGCAAAAGAAGCACACAGAAGTGCCCGTCGGTGGCTGGATTCGTatcaagcgcggcaagtaTGCCGGGGATCTCGGGCAAGTGCTCGATGTGGCAGAGAATGGCGAAGAAGTTGGCATCAAGCTCGTCCCCCGACTCGATCTGAACCccagcgagcgcgacacgTACACGGACCGGTCCGGGCGTAAACGCAAGAAACCCATGAATGCCTCGTTGACGGCCATGGGCTTTCGTCCTCCGCAGCGTCTCTTTAATGCGGAGGAAGTGCAAAGAGCGTATCCTCATGAGACCCCTACAAAACGCGGCGGCACATGGCTCTTTGGTGGGGAAACGTTCCGCGATGGGTACCTTGAGAAAGATTTTAAGGTCACCGCGCTGACCACGGAAGAAGTCAATCCATCGCTGGACGAAGTTCTTCGCTTTACCGGCGAGGCACCCAAAGGCGATGGCGACCCTGCAAATGGCGACGGAATTGacttgcagctgcttgccaaTGCATCCAAGCGCGGGCTTGAAGAGACTCTTCAGCCTGGCGACCATGTCGAAGTATTCGAGGGCGAGCAGGCTGGCGTCACGGGCAGGGTCGAGACGATTGAAGACGAAGTGGTTACCCTTGAACTGCCTCAcgaagcgctcgacggCCAGAAAATCGAAGTTCCCGCCAAAAGCGTGCGTAAGCAGTTCCGTGCAGGTGACCACGTCAAAGTCCTCGCGGGTAAACATGCCGACGAGACCGGCCTTGTCGTTAAAGTCGAAGATGGAATTACTACGTTCCTCTCAGATCTATCGCTTACGGAAGTGTCTGTGTTTAGCAAGGATATCCGCGAAGCAGCTGAGGTTGGCTCGGGTGTGAATGTCATTGGCGGCTATGAGCTGCATAaccttgtccagctcgatgcgcaaaCCGCCGGTGTGATTTTCAACATTGAGCGCGAATCGTTCAAGGTACTCGACCAAAACGGCCACATCGTCACAGTCAAGCCGCACCAAAtcagcatgcgccgcgacacGGCACGGTCCGTTGCTTTGGATCATAACGGCCACGAGGTACACGTCGGTGACATGATCAAGGAAGTCGAGTGGCAGCTGTCCCAGTTCCGCCAAGGACAAGTCTTGCATATTTACCAATCCAACCTGCTTTTTGTACACTCGCGCGATTATACCGAGAACGGCGGCTTGTTTATCGTGCGCTCAAACCAGGTCGAGCCCCTCGCGCCGACGGCGGTCAAGTCCAGCACGCAAGACTTGTCCAGGATGAACCCCGCGCTTGCAGAGCCAAGCACGGAaggcggcgcaaatgccATCGCTGCCCGCCGCGGCGGAAGAGATATTTTTGCCGGGCGCCACGTCTCGATTGTGCGAGGGCCGTACAAGACGTATCGCGGGATCATCAAGGATACAACGGGTGGTATGGCACGCGTCGAACTGCATACCATGAGCAAAATCCTCACTGTCCCTCTGGATTCCATGGTCGAAAAGAATCCTGTCACGGGCGAGAGTCGTCGCTTGGTGGGGCCGCCGGGTCCTGGAATGGGCGCTGGCATGTCGAGACCCGCAACGAATCCGTACTCGGGTATGCCGGGTGGCATGACGCCAGCGTACATGGGAGGCGCCAAAACACCAGCATACAATCCTTACGGtggcgcacagacgccaGGTTACGGTGGTATGGGCGCCACGCCCAATCCTTATGCTGGCGGAAGGACGCCGGGCTACGCGGGAAtgggcgcgacgccgaATCCGTACGGCGGAAGGACGCCGGCATACGGTGGTATGGGCGCAACGCCGAATCCTTATGCTGGAGGCCGCACGCCTGCACATGCAAACATGACGCCGAATCCGTACGGAGGTAGGACGCCGGGCTACGCGGGAATGGGCGCAACGCCGAATCCGTACGGCGGTGCACAGACACCTGCTTACGGTGGTATGGGCATGACACCGAATCCGTATGGAGGCGCAACGCCTGCTGCAAATCCATGGGCCAGTGCGCCTGCTTCGGCGCCTGCAGCCGCTCCGCAGTCGCTCATCGACGGTATCAAGGTTCGAATCGTGCGTAACTTCCGTGGTGGATCATATCAGCGTGGCGCGTACGATGGCGAATTGGGCACACTCTTTTCCAAGAACCCAGTCTCGTGCAAAGTCACGCTCGAGACGGGGACGCAGCTGGCCGATGTCCCGGTTGAATGTGCAGAGCCTGTGCGGCCGACGGGCAACGCAGGCGAGCAGTGCATTGTAACCGATGGCGCTTACCGTGGATCGCGCGTTACTATGCAATCCATCGACGATGGTATTGCCGAGGTTTTGAATAGCTCTGGGCAAACACAGGAACTTGCGGCCAGCAGTTTGGCCCTGGCATAG
- a CDS encoding uncharacterized protein (EggNog:ENOG503P1A9; COG:T; SECRETED:SignalP(1-21)) has protein sequence MLRRCLLAALALASLYWLLRAPEQDRVERRVIAVADLHGDYAHAINVLRETRVIGQDDTNWIAGSDVLVSTGDTVDRGDDTIRLYQLYASLRKQAHKAGGQVINLLGNHEMMNALMDWRYVTQGDIASFGGVQARRAAMSVDGWIGKEWLDAYNVTARIELLPATGSFKPKAMSFVHGGITPHWAKRGIDAINTVGRSFLYKALADSEPDGYAPSNVTKEEMAVYNSEGPFWYRGYAEPETKALCRRASEALKAMDAQFMVMGHTPQYDGFAERCDAQVLIIDTGISSYYGGKQSALVVHSRGVHQSKQYTVTYTFWQHRVGEQPVQLSLITEHESLG, from the coding sequence ATGCTACGACGATGCttgctcgcggcgcttgcgctggcgaGCCTGTAttggctgctgcgcgcgcctgaGCAGGATAGAGTGGAGCGCCGTGTGATTGCAGTGGCAGACTTGCACGGCGACTATGCACATGCGATCAATGTGCTGCGAGAGACGCGCGTCATTGGACAAGACGACACGAACTGGATCGCCGGGAGCGACGTGCTGGTCAGTACGGGTGATACTGTGGACCGTGGCGACGATACGATTCGCTTGTATCAATTATATGCGtccttgcgcaagcaggcACACAAGGCCGGCGGCCAAGTAATCAATTTGTTGGGCAATCACGAGATGATGAATGCGTTGATGGACTGGCGGTATGTCACGCAGGGCGATATTGCGTCGTttggcggcgtgcaagcgcgcagAGCGGCCATGAGTGTGGACGGATGGATCGGCAAAGAATGGCTCGATGCATACAATGTCACTGCGCGTATCGAGCTCTTGCCGGCCACGGGCTCGTTCAAGCCTAAAGCCATGTCGTTTGTGCATGGCGGCATCACGCCGCATTGGGCCAAGCGTGGGATTGATGCAATCAATACGGTGGGCCGTTCGTTTCTTTacaaggcgcttgccgatTCGGAGCCGGACGGGTATGCACCGTCAAACGTGACAAAAGAGGAGATGGCCGTGTACAATAGCGAGGGGCCGTTTTGGTACCGCGGATATGCTGAGCCAGAGACCAAGGCGCTCTGTCGTCGGGCTTCAGAAGCGTTGAAAGCGATGGATGCGCAATTCATGGTCATGGGACATACGCCACAGTACGATGGATTTGCGGAGCGGTGCGACGCGCAGGTGCTAATTATCGATACGGGAATTAGTTCGTATTATGGCGGAAAGCAAAGTGCGTTGGTCGTGCACTCGAGAGGCGTGCATCAGTCGAAGCAGTACACTGTTACATATACTTTCTGGCAGCATCGTGTGGGCGAGCAGCCTGTGCAGCTTAGCCTTATCACGGAGCATGAATCGCTGGGTTAG
- a CDS encoding uncharacterized protein (COG:A; EggNog:ENOG503Q36Z), which produces MASTNRMDASELRTYEFQLTQVDAALEAEPENEELKGLRAELANLVALTKSLNAEKEQESDAKARQITLEPNTVPKQTFRAGDDVMARHAADGKWYPGKVASVAGQADSPLYSIIYTKTRTTEMLTADSLRVRKMDPNAAPPASAKSSAKANAQRMMSNDEREKERERKRVKKEKKIQREAEKDRVHDEKKSAWQKFAAKGAKKGYFGGSKNMFKTPEDPHAKIGIVGAGRGMTPSAQRSKHVYEEES; this is translated from the exons ATGGCAAGCACTAACCGCATGGACGCTTCCGA ACTACGGACGTACGAGT TCCAGCTCACTCAGGTTGATGCGGCGTTGGAAGCTGAGCCTGAAAATGAGGAGCTCAAAGGACTGCGCGCGGAACTCGCCAACTTGGTTGCGCTCACGAAATCACTGAATGCCGAAAAGGAGCAAGAGAGCGATGCAAAGGCGCGACAGATTACGCTGGAGCCGAACACAGTTCCGAAGCAGACGTTCCGTGCGGGTGACGACGTGAtggcgcggcatgca GCGGACGGGAAATGGTACCCAGGCAAAGTGGCTTCCGTTGCGGGCCAGGCAGACAGTCCTTTGTACTCGATCATCTATACCAAAACGCGCACCACGGAGATGCTTACCGCCGACAGCTTGCGTGTACGAAAAATGGACCCAAACGCAGCCCCGCCCGCAAGCGCGAAATCGTCGGCCAAGGCGAATGCGCAGCGGATGATGTCCAAtgacgagcgcgagaaggagcgcgagcgcaagcgggTCAAGAAGGAGAAGAAAATACAGCGCGAGGCGGAAAAAGACCGCGTGCATGACGAGAAAAAGTCTGCATGGCAAAAGTTTGCGGCCAAGGGCGCCAAGAAGGGCTACTTTGGCGGGAGCAAGAACATGTTCAAAACGCCCGAGGATCCCCACGCAAAGATCGGCATCGTTGGCGCGGGGCGTGGTATGACGCCGAGTGCGCAGCGATCCAAGCACGTCTACGAAGAAGAAAGCTAA
- a CDS encoding dolichyl-P-Glc:Glc1Man9GlcNAc2-PP-dolichol alpha-1,3-glucosyltransferase (COG:B; EggNog:ENOG503NUDN), translating to MPIVKRKAISPLPLADSLETAKKDGQNPSVFFLAATGEVFLDYEQYAARLSYYHQRIFQCELSGKSSLTYFEAAHSEEQQTLAIQRQFPDPLKVPVLNAVQFQITGRLDNLVDLVVERFKNRFFAEETVFVEIDGARHHGTILNVALCTAKKDPEATAQIPHFLGANLAVSMEEAARLDDPGQYLYTVALADGKASSTEANAEQLSRDRMLFSKSIVRKFLRDTMERDSQIGSAWYVRESLAKRYGILTTPSEEVLRMHEDIKEGKLSKRRKLADNDATIARRKAREDRKAKSADDQKRLDAKKLLKFPAEDLLLEPVTEKELHADTCGELPKRAQRPVLDGAEFLGVPLDTFEPFLMAYYFFLTLGTPLHISTIAYDDFDAALRHPTHEPACFLLNEMHGVLLNAIVRDGAHSRDLAPGIQAKKRRVEAPAPIIAAPEEPQPMNDSSSDISDPDEEDLPEKTVLDAAISMGRGWEKRILHADNLRAGWESAMAGCLAQRATPETLPRFYAILSYLTGVEHDDALQDGRCMALKCKTIEERYAHMPLEDKIQALLFLCQLVVVTKNVKTYYEECENHLTELRKERMEIIRARKRTLEQRHELDGIKKEHFEDQSENQPEEQLEEHPEEQFMQVDEKPVFSDDDTDSDSDSERDELAEEDELEDSEDSDAGSETNSETGSEHYKRAFGTRQESLREKAIQRDAEQSRQAQELARVRALQRETKQLNAERRRMDEEALRLGKHEQVIEREFRRYAMIPRLRPLGRDRFMSRYFWLDGIGTASLSTHGGNTAYQTGRVFVQSASNREWQNLSLNYEGGEPALAKRRAIEQGDENVSFGQWGVYTKPEQIEELIAWLRTKGTRENALKAQLLKYRDYIEGGMRKRIDDIALGWREPVETRRSSRVRTEQSAHMRLPYMTWRNTYH from the exons ATGCCAATTGTGAAACGCAAGGCGATATCTCCTCTGCCCCTTGCAGACTCCTTAGAGACTGCCAAGAAGGACGGGCAGAATCCGAGTGTCTTCTTTCTTGCAGCGACGGGCGAAGTATTTTTGGATTATGA ACAATATGCAGCGCGTCTTAGCTACTACCATCAGCGCATATTTCAGTGCGAGCTCTCTGGGAAATCGAGCCTGACCTATTTtgaagcagcgcacagcgaGGAGCAGCAAACTCTCGCGATTCAAAGGCAATTTCCCGACCCTCTTAAAGTCCCAGTTCTGAATGCTGTGCAGTTCCAAATTACTGGGCGGCTTGACAACCTTGTTGACCTGGTGGTGGAGCGATTCAAGAACCGATTCTTTGCCGAGGAGACCGTGTTTGTCGAAATCGACGGGGCGCGACACCACGGCACTATTCTAAACGTCGCATTGTGCACAGCCAAAAAAGATCCTGAAGCTACGGCACAAATTCCCCATTTCCTCGGTGCAAACCTAGCTGTGTCCATGGAAGAAGCTGCTCGCTTGGACGATCCCGGACAGTATCTTTACACGGTAGCATTGGCCGATGGCAAGGCCAGCTCAACCGAAGCaaatgccgagcagctcagcCGAGACCGCATGCTCTTCTCCAAGTCCATTGTACGCAAGTTTTTGCGCGATACTATGGAGCGTGATAGCCAAATTGGAAGTGCCTGGTATGTGCGCGAGAGCCTTGCAAAGCGGTACGGAATTCTCACGACGCCGTCGGAGGAAGttttgcgcatgcacgAGGATATCAAAGAAGGCAAGCTTTCCAAGCGCCGAAAGCTAGCTGATAATGACGCTACAATCGCACGACGCAAAGCAAGAGAGGACCGCAAAGCAAAGAGCGCCGACGACCAAAAGAGGCTCGACGCGAAAAAGCTACTCAAGTTTCCCGCAGAGGACCTGCTTTTGGAGCCGGTCACGGAAAAAGAATTGCATGCAGACACTTGCGGCGAATTGCcgaaacgcgcgcagcggcctGTGCTTGACGGCGCCGAATTTTTAGGTGTACCGCTAGACACGTTTGAGCCGTTCCTTATGGCGTACTACTTTTTCTTgacgctcggcacgccgctgcacatTTCCACTATCGCGTACGATGACTTTGACGCTGCACTTCGGCATCCAACGCACGAGCCAGCATGTTTTTTGCTCAACGAAATGCACGGTGTTTTGTTGAACGCCATTGTCCGCGACGGCGCCCACAGCCGCGACTTGGCCCCTGGCATCCAGGCCAAGAAACGTCGTGTGGAAGCGCCCGCACCGATCATCGCAGCCCCCGAAGAGCCGCAACCCATGAACGATAGCAGCAGCGATATTAGCGATCCAGACGAGGAGGACTTGCCGGAAAAGACAGTACTCGACGCTGCCATCTCCATGGGCCGCGGCTGGGAAAAGCGCATTTTACACGCAGACAatttgcgcgctggctGGGAGAGTGCTATGGCTGGCTgtcttgcacagcgcgcaacTCCCGAAACCCTACCGCGTTTTTATGCAATCCTCTCGTACCTTACCGGCGTAGAGCACGACGACGCCCTCCAGGACGGCCGTTGTATGGCGCTTAAATGCAAGACGATTGAAGAACGCTATGCACACATGCCGCTGGAAGACAAGATTCAAGCACTTCTGTTTTTGTGCCAGCTGGTGGTGGTAACCAAGAATGTCAAAACCTACTATGAAGAGTGTGAGAACCATTTGACGGAGCTTCGCAAAGAGCGCATGGAAATCatccgcgcgcgaaaaCGCACCTTGGAACAGCGCCACGAACTTGACGGAATCAAGAAGGAGCATTTCGAAGATCAGTCCGAAAATCAGCCCGAGGAACAGCTCGAGGAACACCCCGAGGAACAGTTCATGCAAGTGGACGAAAAGCCCGTGTTTTCGGACGACGATACTGATTCGGACTCGGACtccgagcgcgacgaacTCGCGGAGGAGGACGAGCTAGAGGACTCGGAGGACAGCGATGCAGGCTCCGAAACAAACTCTGAAACCGGCTCCGAGCACTACAAACGTGCGTTTGGCACGCGGCAAGAATCGCTACGGGAGAAGGCAatccagcgcgatgcagagcaGTCGCGACAGGCGCAGGAACTCGCGCGAGTAAGAGCGCTGCAACGCGAGACCAAGCAGCTGAATGCcgagcgccggcgcatggaTGAGGAGGCAttgcgcctcggcaagcacgaGCAAGTCATTGAGCGCGAGTTTCGCCGCTACGCCATGATCCCTCGATTGCGTCCTTTGGGTCGCGATCGGTTCATGTCGCGCTACTTTTGGCTCGATGGGATTGGCACTGCCTCGCTCTCTACACACGGTGGCAACACAGCGTATCAAACGGGCCGCGTGTTTGTCCAGTCTGCAAGCAATCGCGAGTGGCAGAACTTGTCGTTAAACTACGAAGGCGGCGAACCTGCGCtcgcaaagcgccgcgcaatcgAGCAGGGCGACGAGAACGTGTCCTTTGGGCAATGGGGCGTGTATACCAAGCCGGAGCAGATCGAGGAGCTGATTGCGTGGCTGCGTACTAAAGGCACACGTGAGAATGCACTCAAAGCGCAGCTCCTCAAGTACCGTGACTATATCGAGGGCGGCATGCGGAAACGCATCGACGATATTGCGCTGGGCTGGCGCGAGCCCGTAGAGacacgccgctcctcgcgTGTGCGCACGGAACAATCAGCACACATGCGCTTGCCGTACATGACATGGCGGAATACATATCACTAG
- the LSM5 gene encoding RNA-binding protein lsm5 (COG:A; EggNog:ENOG503P554): MSDGSSTILPLELVDRCIGSSIWVVMKSQREFVGTLLGFDDYVNMVLENGTPDGYKKTKLSKTLLNGNNICALVPGSQGPEA; the protein is encoded by the exons ATGTCCGACGGTTCCTCTACCATCCTGCCGCTCGAGCTTGTGGACCGCTGCATCGGCAGCAGTATCTGGGTTGTGATGAAGAGCCAGCGCGAGTTTGTGGGGACACTGCTTGGGTTTGATGACTACGTCA ACATGGTCTTGGAAAAT GGCACGCCGGATGGATACAAAAAGACAAAACTGTCCAAGACGCTCTTGAATGGAAACAATATTTGCGCT CTCGTCCCTGGCAGCCAAGGCCCCGAGGCGTAA